The Podarcis raffonei isolate rPodRaf1 chromosome 2, rPodRaf1.pri, whole genome shotgun sequence genome window below encodes:
- the LOC128409251 gene encoding zinc finger protein 501-like isoform X1 gives MPEDNENMASVAGDAKDNEIHEEPSLDSLKTIKHEVGENTFGNQRTSKRQDRKRSKNWRKKYSASPCSEHPQLPPDTERVKKCPVCGKMFKDKSTLNNHRRTHTGEKPYKCMQCGKGFSVSGNLTIHQRTHTGEKPFKCMECGKSFSVSCNLTKHQRTHTGEKPYKCTECGKCFSDSGSLTSHERIHRGEKPYKCMECGKGFCVSNSLIAHQIIHTGEKPYKCMECGKCFSQCANLNTHQRTHTGEKPYKCRECGKCFTQSVNLKTHERTHTGDKPYKCLLCGKCFHGSGSLTKHKKMHTMEKPYKCMECGKGFSVSGSLTLHQRIHTGEKPYKCMECGKCFSQSANLKTHQTTHTGEKPYKCVECGKGFINSEKLSSHQRTHTGEKPFKCMECGKCFSQSAHVNTHQRTHTGEKPYKCLMCGKCFHDSGNLTKHQRTHTGEKPYKCMICGKSFSVSSTLTSHQRTHTGEKPYKCLVCGKSFSQSGSVTTHQRTHTKKQLYKCMEFEPSFNLD, from the exons ATGCCAGAAGACAATGAGAACATGGCATCTGTAG CAGGTGATGCGAAGGATAATGAGATTCATGAGGAGCCATCTTTGGATTCGTTGAAAACAATCAAGCATGAAGTGGGGGAAaatacatttggaaaccaaaggacATCAAAAAGGCAGGACAGAAAGCGGTCAAAGAATTGGAGGAAGAAATACTCTGCTTCTCCATGTTCAGAACACCCTCAACTTCCCCCAGATACTGAAAGAGTGAAAAAGTGTCCAGTGTGCGGGAAAATGTTCAAAGACAAATCAACACTAAATAATCATCgcagaacccacacaggggagaaaccctataaatgcATGCAATGTGGGAAAGGCTTCAGTGTGAGTGGTAACCTTACAATCcatcaaagaacccacacaggagagaaaccatttaaatgtatggaatgtggaaagagcttcagtgtcaGCTGTAACCTTACTAAacatcaaagaacccacacaggagagaaaccgtataaatgtacggagtgtggaaagtgctttaGTGATAGCGGAAGTCTCACTTCACATGAAAGGATCCACAGAGGGGAAAAACcttataaatgtatggaatgtggaaaaggCTTTTGTGTGAGCAATAGCCTTATTGCACATCAAAtaatccacactggggagaaaccgtataaatgtatggagtgtggaaagtgtttcagccaatgtgcaaacctaaatacacatcagagaacccacacaggtgagaaaccatataaatgtagggagtgtggaaagtgcttcaccCAGAGCGTAAATCTAAAAACACATGAAAGAACTCACACAGGagacaaaccatataaatgcttacTGTGTGGAAAGTGCTTCCATGGCAGTGGAAGCCTTACTAAACATAAAAAAATGCACACTatggagaaaccatataaatgcatggaatgtggaaaaggCTTCAGTGTGAGTGGTAGCCTTACTctacatcaaagaattcacactggggagaaaccatataaatgtatggagtgtggaaagtgcttcagccaAAGTGCAAaccttaaaacacatcaaacaacccatacaggagagaaaccttataaatgtgtggagtgtggaaagggcttcattAATAGTGAAAAGCTTAGTTcacatcaaagaacccacacaggggagaagccatttaaatgcatggagtgtggaaaatgTTTTAGCCAGAGTGCACACGTTAATacacatcaaagaactcacacaggggagaaaccatataaatgcttaaTGTGTGGGAAATGCTTCCATGATAGTGGAAACCTTACTAAacatcaaagaacccacacaggggagaaaccttataaatgcatgatatgtggaaagagctttagtgtgaGCAGCACCCTTACTTCACATCAgagaactcacacaggagagaaaccatataaatgcttagtgtgtggaaaaagcttcagtcagagtggaagtgTTACTACCCATCAAAGAACCCACACAAAGAAACAACTATATAAATGCATGGAGTTTGAACCAAGCTTCAATCTTGATTGA
- the LOC128409251 gene encoding zinc finger protein 501-like isoform X2 → MPEDNENMASVGDAKDNEIHEEPSLDSLKTIKHEVGENTFGNQRTSKRQDRKRSKNWRKKYSASPCSEHPQLPPDTERVKKCPVCGKMFKDKSTLNNHRRTHTGEKPYKCMQCGKGFSVSGNLTIHQRTHTGEKPFKCMECGKSFSVSCNLTKHQRTHTGEKPYKCTECGKCFSDSGSLTSHERIHRGEKPYKCMECGKGFCVSNSLIAHQIIHTGEKPYKCMECGKCFSQCANLNTHQRTHTGEKPYKCRECGKCFTQSVNLKTHERTHTGDKPYKCLLCGKCFHGSGSLTKHKKMHTMEKPYKCMECGKGFSVSGSLTLHQRIHTGEKPYKCMECGKCFSQSANLKTHQTTHTGEKPYKCVECGKGFINSEKLSSHQRTHTGEKPFKCMECGKCFSQSAHVNTHQRTHTGEKPYKCLMCGKCFHDSGNLTKHQRTHTGEKPYKCMICGKSFSVSSTLTSHQRTHTGEKPYKCLVCGKSFSQSGSVTTHQRTHTKKQLYKCMEFEPSFNLD, encoded by the exons ATGCCAGAAGACAATGAGAACATGGCATCTGTAG GTGATGCGAAGGATAATGAGATTCATGAGGAGCCATCTTTGGATTCGTTGAAAACAATCAAGCATGAAGTGGGGGAAaatacatttggaaaccaaaggacATCAAAAAGGCAGGACAGAAAGCGGTCAAAGAATTGGAGGAAGAAATACTCTGCTTCTCCATGTTCAGAACACCCTCAACTTCCCCCAGATACTGAAAGAGTGAAAAAGTGTCCAGTGTGCGGGAAAATGTTCAAAGACAAATCAACACTAAATAATCATCgcagaacccacacaggggagaaaccctataaatgcATGCAATGTGGGAAAGGCTTCAGTGTGAGTGGTAACCTTACAATCcatcaaagaacccacacaggagagaaaccatttaaatgtatggaatgtggaaagagcttcagtgtcaGCTGTAACCTTACTAAacatcaaagaacccacacaggagagaaaccgtataaatgtacggagtgtggaaagtgctttaGTGATAGCGGAAGTCTCACTTCACATGAAAGGATCCACAGAGGGGAAAAACcttataaatgtatggaatgtggaaaaggCTTTTGTGTGAGCAATAGCCTTATTGCACATCAAAtaatccacactggggagaaaccgtataaatgtatggagtgtggaaagtgtttcagccaatgtgcaaacctaaatacacatcagagaacccacacaggtgagaaaccatataaatgtagggagtgtggaaagtgcttcaccCAGAGCGTAAATCTAAAAACACATGAAAGAACTCACACAGGagacaaaccatataaatgcttacTGTGTGGAAAGTGCTTCCATGGCAGTGGAAGCCTTACTAAACATAAAAAAATGCACACTatggagaaaccatataaatgcatggaatgtggaaaaggCTTCAGTGTGAGTGGTAGCCTTACTctacatcaaagaattcacactggggagaaaccatataaatgtatggagtgtggaaagtgcttcagccaAAGTGCAAaccttaaaacacatcaaacaacccatacaggagagaaaccttataaatgtgtggagtgtggaaagggcttcattAATAGTGAAAAGCTTAGTTcacatcaaagaacccacacaggggagaagccatttaaatgcatggagtgtggaaaatgTTTTAGCCAGAGTGCACACGTTAATacacatcaaagaactcacacaggggagaaaccatataaatgcttaaTGTGTGGGAAATGCTTCCATGATAGTGGAAACCTTACTAAacatcaaagaacccacacaggggagaaaccttataaatgcatgatatgtggaaagagctttagtgtgaGCAGCACCCTTACTTCACATCAgagaactcacacaggagagaaaccatataaatgcttagtgtgtggaaaaagcttcagtcagagtggaagtgTTACTACCCATCAAAGAACCCACACAAAGAAACAACTATATAAATGCATGGAGTTTGAACCAAGCTTCAATCTTGATTGA